Part of the Brassica oleracea var. oleracea cultivar TO1000 chromosome C8, BOL, whole genome shotgun sequence genome is shown below.
CGTTATTTCCTATTTTCATATTTTGTGACTATTCGAGACTTTTTTGTGACTAATCAAAAAATAGTCACACACATAAGTGACTAAAACGTGACTATATGAGTAATTTCCACTAGTGATATATCTTGCAAACGCTGCATTTCTGAGCTCTCGTTTTCAACTGATATATCAGTCTCGGGTTAGCCGATATGTTCTGAACATCCTCTGGATGAGTCTAATACAATTCTACAGTTTCAGGAGTTGATCAAAGATTCCAAATTCATGACATTGTTTAAGACATAACAATAAGAACTGGTTGGGTTGGATTGCAGAAGAAAACCTGAGTTGGTAGTTTACAGTATTGATGCATACTCCCACACATTTGCTCTCCTCTAGATACTGACATTTCTCCACAAGAACCTACTTGGATTCCAACTTCTCTTTGTTAAGAAATCAAATAAAAAAATAAAAAAGAGAACGAATCAAACATGAGTAGTATCATTACCCCATTCTCCCAAGCTTCTCCATTAGGAAGATCAATGGTGTTTACTTTGCAAGGTCCCATGAGCCATTGACAAGTAAGTACAGTAACCCTTGCTTCAACATGGGCAAAAAAAAAGAAAACCCTTTTAGCTCCCTGGATGCAAAAGGTCCAAACTTTCATGAACTGAATAATGAAACAAGGACTCACCAAACAAGGATGCGTTGAGTTAAATGATTTGGAATTGAATGAGAAGTTTTGGATTGAAAACGATTTTTTAAGCTGTAGATGAAACGTTGGTCTTTTTTGGCTTTTCAGTGTCCAAGCTTCTTTTGCTTTCAATGGCGACGATACGATTGAGGAAAGTGGAAGAATACGAAGAATAGTGAGCACTGGCGATCCTTTTTCTATGTCGACAAACTTTTCTGTGGGCTGTTTTCTTTTGAGTTTTTGGGTTATCATTTTATTTTATATTAAAATGAAAATAGGATAGAGTAAGAGCATCATTATCCCAAAACTCTTTAAAGGTCTCTTAATTATTTTTTAATAGTTTTTAAAATGTAAAAGTGAGTTAAGAGACTTAGAAATAGATTTGAACATTTAAGTGGTTTATTGCAAGTCTCTTAGTTATGGGTTCTTAAAAAAAAATTATAAAACACTTTCATTACAACAAACTTTACCACAATGCACAATCAAAAAACTTCAAATTGATCAATGATATTGAACTAACCAGTAGCTCTTGGTTTCTATGTGGAAAAGGAACTGAAAGAATGAGCTTATTCATATACCTTATCTCATGATAGTTCTGATCCGGGCATTTTCTAATCTCATCCATAAGTGAGAAGTAGGAGTGAAAGCACACATCTTTAAAGTCATGGACAACAGTGAAGCTGCGCTTGACGGTGCTCCAAGTTCCATCATAAAAGCAATGGAGAAGCGGGGAAGGCTTGCCCTCGCCAACGGCATCAAAGAGCTTCAAGATCGGTCCTAATTGTTTGGCACTGAGAAGGAATCAAACAAATAGAGTCTTTAAAGCCGAGAGAGAGAGACAAAAAAGGACAATGGAAGATACCTAAGCAACAAAGAAATCACTTTCTATTATATTGAATTTGACAAGAATAAATGAACCTAAACAGAATCAAAATGCTTGACTTCTATAGTTTAGAGACAACAAGTTAACCAACTAACACAATTTAATCATCACAAATAAGAACAGGGTACATCCAAAGTATCTAAGTGAACATAAACAATACATAACTAACTACAGTAGCACACANNNNNNTTCCTCAGAGTCAGAGGAATCAGACTCATCAGAGCTCTCCACCTTCTTGGGCACCTTCTTCTCAGCTTTTTCCTTTTGAACAGCAGCTACCAAGTCTTTCTTCTGCAGTTGATGTAAGGTTCACTTTGGTATCCAAATCATCCTCAGGCTCTCTCTTACCTGAATAATAACAACAAACAAAGTTAAAAATCAAACAACCCCTTCAGAATTAAACAATTACATCAACAAAAGGGTTCAAAAGTAAAGATTTAGCCATCAATTTAACTCAAACAGAACACAAAAGCAAGCATGTAATAGATATATTCCAAAACAGTTGATGGGTAAACCAAAGTAAAGAACTTTATCTATCATCAGATATAGAACCATAAAGTTGTTACCTTTCTTCAAAGGTTTTGTCGCCTTAATGGCAGCAGGGGCTAATGGCAGCAGGGGCTGCTCCAACCTGAAAATTACGAAACACAAACAAAGTTTCATTAGAAGTTCGAGACAGAGTACGAAGAAAGACCAAACTAGCAAACCCAGAAGGAGAAGAAGATTACTTTGGTGGTGGATTTTTTACCCATGGCGAATTTGAGAACTGCTAGGTTTAAAGCAGAGAGAGAGAGAGAGAGAGAGGCAATAAAAGACTGAAACTTTGCCATGGATTCAATTCAAAGAAGCTAAGAGGAATTGGGGATCGGAGACTTACGCTTCGGCATCAAGAGGAGGGAATTGGCCATGGACGGGAGAGAAGAGATCAAGTGCTTGTTTCAGGAGGAGGGAATTGGCCATGAACGGGGGAGAATAGACAGCGTAAGCGACGTCTCTCCCTCCTCCTAATTAAGCGACGGTTTTTCGTAAATAGGTAATTTTCATTTTTTTTTAATAACAATTATCTTAAGCGACGTATTTAAGATACGGCGATAAAGATGGTCTAAGGTTTGAAAAGATTTAGGCCCAATGTTTTTACGAAACATAGAGTTGGCGTAGACAGATTAGGAAATCCATTTTATAAATCACAAAACTCATTATTAAAATCAGATTTTATTGAGTGGGACCCACAGATGCTTGACGTGACAAAAAACAACGATTTTCCAAGCTGACGTGGATGGCTTAACTGAGTTTCATATTCCTTTTTTATTACTTGTTTGTTTGATAATAATTTAAAATTTTGAATTTATAATGTCTCATGATCTATGAACAGGCTCATTTTGGGCCTAGCAAGCAAAAGAACAAAAGTCACGCGAATCAATCATACCTTGAGTCTGAGCCCAAGAGAGACCCAATAGTTGTGAGTTTGAGTAGGGAGATTGTCTTCTTCTTTTCTTCTTTAACGTATAGATTAGTTGAACGAACAAGTCAATAAATGAGAAGAGCAAGTTGGGTGTCGACGTTGACGGGGAGAGGAGCCCAACCGCATTGAATGCTACTTATCCCTCCAGCAGTTGCCTTTATTATGATCAAGATCCAATCTCTTTCTCTTTCACTCTCTCTCACCCTCTGCTCCCTGGAGAAACAGAATGGAAAAGGAGAACAACAAGCAACAAGTGGTGGAGAGTGTATCAATATCAGCTGAAGCTGAAGCCGAGAACGAGCCATTGATCGAAGATGAGATGGAGAGGAGCAAAGTTGGCATTATGAGAGCTCTTTGCGACCGACAAGATCCCTCCACTAAGGTTGACAAGTATTGAATTGACTTAATTTCCATAATCTTGACTAATTAATTAAAAAACATTTTGTTTCTTTTTGTGTGTGTTACTGTCTCCTTACACTGAATGTTGTTAAATTTGTGGGCAGGAAGTGGATGACCTAATGATCAGGCGGTTTCTTCGGGCGCGTGATATGGACATTGAAAAGGCTTCAGCATTATTCCTCAAGTACCTTGCTTGGAAAAAAACCGTTCTCCCAAAGGGGCACATACCAGAATCAGAGATTGCGAATGATCTGTCGCACCATAAAGTGTGCATGCAGGGACATGACAAGAAGGGTCGACCTATCCTTGTTATCGTTGGCAACAGACACAACCCTTCCAAAGGCAACCCTGAGGAGTTCAAGCGTTAGTCATCCACACCACCTCTATCACCAAATTTATCTTCTTACGTATCATCATTCCAACCTCATTTTTTTCCTAATCTTCTTCAATGTTTTCGAGCAGGTTTTGTAGTTTACGCGCTGGAGAAGATATGTGCAAGGTTAATATCTATTTATAGTCAGTCCAAATATTTTAAAATGATTATTAGGCCAAACCATGCCTCTAATGCAATTTTTTTTTTTTTTGTATCTAATTAAGAATGCCGAGAGGTGAAGAAAAATTCAGAGCTATAGTGGATCTGCAAGGGTGGGGATATTCTAACTGTGACATCCGGGGCTACCTTGCTGCTCTTTCCACTTTGCAGGTAACAACAATTTGTCTATTCCCCACTAGCCAAAACACACACAAAATAATGCTATTTAGGGTCTGTGTGTGAATGAAATAAACCATAATAAATCTTCAGTCATTTGTCAAAGTCGTTAGCAGTAATAACAAAAAAAAAAACATTGTCTTTTGCTAACTTTAAGATGAATTTTATTGTATCCTGAATTCTTGGGGGTTCAAGGACCAACAATAAAGACGTAGACCCCCAACTAATAAATACTTCTTGGCAATACTGCCGAACTACCTACTAAATATCGATTCTATAATTTTGGTCCTGGCAATAACATTTTCCTTTTTCACAAATTGATATGCAATAATTGAACGTAAAAAAGCATTTTTTTGTCTTTATCAGGATTGCTATCCAGAGAGACTAGATAAACTCTATTTTGTTCGTGCTCCCTACATTTTCATGACCGCATGGAAGGTCATTTACCCGTTTGTCGACACCAACACCAAGAAAAAGGTATATATATTTAGCTCAGACACAGCTACGCCATCTCTTATTGTTTATTTAGACTCTGTGTATTGTTTTGAAACTTCGATTGCTACATTTTTGTTTTTTTGGGGGCAGATTGTTTTCGTGGAGAACAAGAAACTGACTCCCACTCTGCTTGAAGACATCGACGAAGCTCAACTTCCAGACATCTACGGTGGCAAAATGCCTCTTACTCCTATTCAGGATTCCCATTGATGAATGGGTTACTTACTACTCAAGCCCCAAACTCTTACCACCAAATTATTACTCTTCTATTCTTTATATATTGAATAAAACTACTAAAAAGACTATTGCCAACATATTATATTGTGAAAAACAAGAAGCCAAATTTATAATATTTGAAAATTTAAGCTTCTTGCCATTTGGTATCTATTTCTGATTTAGTCATTTATAGTTTCGCAAAAACTACAACAAAAATCAGTAATGGGTTGAATGTTGTCTGAAGTGGATTTTACACTGGCTCTTCCCTGCCACTCTAATTAATAGAACAATGTTACAATACCAAATTAATGTTTGAAAAGAAGCCAATCACCTTCAGCAACTGGGATCGATATGCTTAGTTACTCAATCTGTTTCGTCCATCAGTACATTGTTTGCGAGAGTGAGGGCCATGACAGCCGGATATAGCAGATCTTTGGTCTTTAGTTTTGGCTTAGGTCTCTCTTATATTTTATTTTTAATGCCTAGAATATTTGGGTTTCTTAAAATTGTCACTATCGGATCAAACGAGCCGACCGTGATGGATCAAAATTCATTTTGACGCATTGCAAGGTGGTCCTAAAGTGGGTAGCTCGCATTGAGAACTCTAGCTACAAGCCTACAACCTCACCAAACAACCATACTAAACCATTTTCCCATATTATTATTATTATCTCTTTTGAGAATTAATCTCCCTCAAGACTAGGCCTGGGAGTTCGGGTACCCGTTGACATTCGGATCGGGTTTTTCGGGTTTTCGGATTTTCAGGTTTACGCTTCTAAGTCCCATACTAAAATTTTATTAGTACGGGTCGGGTTCGGATAATAGCACTTCGGGTTCGGTTCAAAATTGTATTGCATCATAAAACCTATAAAGTAATCATATATCGTACGGATTCGGGTTATATCGGTTCGGTTCGGATATAACCAAAGTAAAAAACAAAATTTTTGAAGTAAAACATAAAGAAAAACATCTAAATTAAATAAAAATTAATCCATCACATATAAAATAACAATAAAATGTTAAATCAAGCATGAAAACAAACATCATTTGTCAACAATATGTATTGCCTTATAAAGAGTAGATTTTTTATTTCAATGAACATATTATAAAATACTTATTTATAACTAATTGTGTACTTAAAGCATTTATTACAATTTTAATATTTATTATTATATACTCCATCTGTTTCATTATAAGTGTCGTTTTAGGTTTCGGCACACAGATTAAGAAAACAACTAATTTTGTACATTTCATATAAAAAAACACTATTACCTATACACCTAACCATATTTCAACCAATAGAAAAATAAATTTTGCATAAAATTAATAAATTTTGCATTGAAAATCGAAAACGACACTTAATATGAAACGGAGGAAGTATAATATTACCACAAATATTGAATTTAATAATTGGAATACTTATATATATTTCAAAATATTTATATTGACTATTAATTTCGGATTTTTCGGGTTAACCGTTCGGGTTCGGTTAATAACACTTCGGGTTCAGATATTTTTTGTACCACCCTATAAGATCCGTTCGGATATTTTTACCCTATAAGATCCGTTCGGATATTTTTATGTTTCGGGTCGGAT
Proteins encoded:
- the LOC106312053 gene encoding random slug protein 5-like, yielding MEKENNKQQVVESVSISAEAEAENEPLIEDEMERSKVGIMRALCDRQDPSTKEVDDLMIRRFLRARDMDIEKASALFLKYLAWKKTVLPKGHIPESEIANDLSHHKVCMQGHDKKGRPILVIVGNRHNPSKGNPEEFKRFVVYALEKICARMPRGEEKFRAIVDLQGWGYSNCDIRGYLAALSTLQDCYPERLDKLYFVRAPYIFMTAWKVIYPFVDTNTKKKIVFVENKKLTPTLLEDIDEAQLPDIYGGKMPLTPIQDSH